The Trichomycterus rosablanca isolate fTriRos1 chromosome 20, fTriRos1.hap1, whole genome shotgun sequence genomic interval GGGAAGAGTGGTTAACTAATGCCAAACCACAAACGAGTTCGACTATCCAATCCGTCCATCCTTCATGAGTGAGATGTTTGCCGAAGCTGAAAGAACCATCACTGTTGCTTAGCAACCAGGGCGCACCTACACAGAGTGATACAGGTATGGTGAAAACGTTGATCTGCCAATCAACCCGCGCCAGCCGCTCATCAATAAAACCTGAAATCCGTCTTAACACGGTTACATTTCATCCGGCGTAGCGATTCAGAACCGCGATTGAACCGACCGGATCTACTTCAGAGCGGTTCCGTCACAcctgccagccaatcagaattgAGGATGTTCTGTGTAGATGAAGGTGTGTTATGGTTCTCACCGACACACTCTCTCCATCACGTGTGTGACCAGCAGGTCCGAGATCCCGGGGCACGACTCCTCAGCCAGGTTAAAGGCGTTCTCTAGTTCCTCTATCGCCCCGATCCCTCCGCCGCTCGCCCGCCGCTTCTCCTTCAGCTGTAAACCAGagcaggtaaacacacacacacacacacacacacacacacacacttcagtacCACAGAAATTCTCTCGCTGGCTCTAAACTGTGGTTATAAAAATTACAGTGAGGTGAGCGTGTCGTACGTTCcaacatcaccaccaccaccaaaaaaTCTTCCTACTGATGATCCCAGTCCGGCtgatttacacacagaacaacaTTAGATCAAAATGAGCTGCTGGTACCTCTCTGAATGTGGGCGAGACGAGAGCAGACAGGCACTGAGACCTCGGCTGTCTCTTCACCGTCTCCGCCGCCTGTAtgaaaaaaacatatataaaaaaaataacacacacatatatatatatatatatatatatatatatatatatatatatatatatactgtatatatatatatactgtatatatatattagggctgtcgaagttaacgcgataataacgcattaacgcgatttcaatttaacgcgattaaaaaaaatagtgccgttaacgcaaattctagttcatgttgaaacttgactggtagaacaaacgttttaatgtcggacttgccaccgtttttcatttgcggtttgttatcataatgtaaccgagcgttgtagggatgtacttgcttaataaagaaataaatacacgctatattcacaagttgtcgggagcagaatactttttttttttacttattctgttacggtaccaaataccggaaagctgagtcaagcacgttagtccatgaactatggaagcccaaaagggtcaaaacacactcacttcgtgtagaaacgtccatcaaaccatcgtcacaatacaaccacagacaagtctgatacaataactacgccttatcccacctaaagcaccgctgatctacaatgtttgctgatggagaaattttaacctacaatctgacatttactgcctagtatgtgagtgaataaaactcccttacagttttctcttgtcccagcagtttttaacataagtacatttagcataaaatgtgttcaccattttaatgttaacatttcacttaaaaatccttgttttctataacatttacacagatttttttaatgcgattaatcgcgattaactatataaaattctgagattaattgcgattaaattttttaatcgtttgacagccctaatatatatatatatatatatacatatacatacaatcACAGCATTAACTGAAAGATGCGAATAACTGAGGTTTTTATGGTTACGAGAGGAAACACGCAATTTGATCACAAttatgagttcaggtgtttcaccCTTACCTCTGAGTCTGAAGTGGGGTATCCTTTCTGTAGTTTATTCATGGAGCTGGGGCGCACCGTGGGGAACGTCCACATAGGACACGAGTCCCTCTCATCACCCTCTCCGTCCCTGTACACACGAAACAGCGGCGATGAGACGCTGAGTGAAATCAGGTAAACAGATGGGTGTTTAGATGGAGGACTGATGGATTTGTGAATAGATGGATGTGTGGAGGGATTAACAATGAgagatgaatgaacagattgatggatgggtgagtgtgtggacggttggatggatgagtaggtggatgaatgagtggagGATTGGCTGAATGGATGAACAGCAGACTGAAAGAACAGACAAATGGCTGAATAGGTGGGTGGACTGGCCAATAGTGGACGAGTGAGTTGACAGGTGGACAGATGACTAGATGGTCGAGTTtgtagatgggtggatgaacTGATGGATGAACAGTTAGACAGGTAAATGGCGTACATGTCCGAGTCGTCCGAGCTGGACTCTTCTCCGTGTCCGTCAGATTTCCAGCGGCGGTATCGGTCGATCAGTTCGGTCAGGTAGGAGGTTTTCTTGGTGTAGCGTGTAATGAACTTGTGTTTGAGGAGTTCTTTAGCTGTGGGTCTCTGTACAGAAGAAAACGattcatttagtttaaaaaaaacctcacaGCCCTTCATGAGGGTCAATGAAGAAACAGTTACAcagaatggatggattgatggataaatggatggatggattgaaagatggatggatgggtgaatggatagaAGTAATGGGTAAATGCAATGGATGGACAGAAtaatggattaatggatggataaacagctgatggatgatagatagatggattgtAGTATGGATTTATGAATGTatgaatagataaatggataaaaAGCAGATGGATCAATGGTAAGATACATGAATGGCTTGGTGGTTCAATGGATTGGTAAatgaatggattgatggatgaatgaatgaatggattggtgaatgaatgaatgaatggattggtgaatgaatgaatggattggtgaatgaatggatgaatggatgaatggattggtgaatgaatggatggattggtgaatgaatgaatgaatggatgaatggattggtgaatgaatggatggattgatggatgaattaatgaatggattggtgaatgaatgaatgaatggatgaatggattggtgaatgaatggatggattgatggatgaattaatgaatggattggtgaatgaatggatggattgatgaatggatggattgatggatggatgaatgaatggatggattgatggatgaatgaatgaatggattggtgaatggatggattgatggatggatgaatgaatggataaacagaatgatggataaatgaatctatggattggtggatggatggatgaattgattgGTGGATATACAGTATGGATTGTAGTATGGATTTATGaaaggattaatggatggataaacagcagacgattgatggatagatgaatgaatgtattggtgggtggatggattaataaatgaatggattagTGGAAGGACAGATCAGTGggtggacggatggatgaatggacggtAAGATACATAGATGGTGTATTGGTggatgaagggatggatggatgggtgagtgaatgaatgaatgaatgaatggatgaataagtaTTTAATCATAATAAATCACGACAGTATTTTAATGAAGACAGAAATCACTGAGGATCGATCGTCTCCTGTACGTGTACTTACAAACCGCGGGTCTTTATTGAGACACGCCTCCACAAACTCTTTGAAGGGTTTGCTATAGGAGCCCTCCAGTGTCGGCGGAGGGTTTTTGGGGATGAGGAAGAGCACACGCATCGGGTGCAGGTCCGAGTTCGGCGGCTCGCCTTTGGCCAGCTCGATGGCGGTGATACCCAGCGACCAGATATCTGCCtgcaacccacacagacaagaaaCAAGATCAACATCAGGTCTCATCCTCTGGTTCCTCCGGTTCCTCGAAATGATCCAAAGCATGACGAAGCGTACAGGTAaatacacagatgagccaaaacattagcacCACCCACCACAGGGGGCCCCGAACCCGCCTCGGACTCACCTTGAAGTCGTACGCGGACTGTTTGATGACCTCCGGCGCCATCCAGAACGGGGTTCCCACGAACGTGTTCCTCTTAATCTGCGTGTCCGTCAACTGACCCGCCACGCCGAAATCCGCCAGCTTCACGTCGCCCTGCTCTGACAGCAGCACGTTCGCCGCTGCAtgatacaaacacacagagggTACAGCTGGGTCATGGACAtctacactatacagccaaaagatTGTGGACGCCCTTCATTATCAAGCAGCTTATCTACAGTAGCTACATGGTTTTGGAACACGTTTGTCTAACAGGCTCGTGACTAGCTGTCCTCATACAGCTCTTTACATGtcgtatgtctgtgggaatttgtgccaattctgtCAAAAGACGAGCAGcatttggtcaagaaagcctcagttggtgttccagttAATCCCAAAGCTGctgagtgaggctgaggtcaggactctgtgcagcttttctttatgtctttatagagcatgctcatgctggaacaagaaggagccttccctaaactgttgttgtaagttggaagcatatcatttgctttatatgattgatttattacacctgtaagtATCTGTTGTATCTAAAACACATGAAAATAgaaagggcgtcccaatacttttgtccgtatagTGCTTTAATTACCGCAgtatactggactagtaaataaaaaatgtcgctggttcaagccccaccactgccaggttgccaatgttgggccctcgagcaaggcccttaaccttcacttgcttagacagtatactctcacagtactgtaagtcactttggataaaagcgtcactAACACCGGTCATCATTATTTACCTTTAATATCACGGTGAATCTTCCTCTCCGAGTGTAAATACTCCAGACCCTTCAGGATTTCCCTCAGTATGGTGGCGATGTACGTCTCCTCTAAAGGACCCGGCCGAAGCTGAGGGACGAACGGAGCACATCAAGTCAGCAACCCTAATAAAACGTTTATCTCATTATTAAAGACGCAGGTTCTAAAACTCACCAGGTCTAGAGCAGAACCTCCTCCCAGATACTCCATAATGATCCAGAGTTTCGTTCCCTGTGAATCACACACCAGAAAAGAACATTTACCTTTACCTTTAGCATTTATCCAGAAGAAcctccacagtaaacattttcttaatgacgccacgtccaaaaatgcacgtcaacaagcagcgagcgatcaaagtttgtgcgctgatgtgcagcgtaaaatcaagtaggaaaaataaatgaatccgagtggattgggcaacacgaccagcagggattgtttgttctatagtgagttggaggttaataaatattttttttttgcaatgcagtgtgggtattatggtttggcgtggacatataaggtcacaaatactgtaaaacttgtgtgtatgccgatgtattctgattcccacgtttttacatctcctcccccgggtttccaaACCACGTATTGGCTGTAGTTTCAcaccgcactcactgccagtcggccgaccgatatccagatatttaacatgctagatatttttctacagtcgagccgctcggatcgagttgttgagtagttcacacacagcgatcgagagccgagtctCAATCGCCGAGTTGcctccgagccggcaaatctagcgccgaccagtcgtgtagtgtgaactaggcataagagactcagatgtacgaacagacaggggaagtttgttccactaCTTGGGTGCTGGTACAGAAAAGAACCTCACATTTCAGACTGAAATAATTAGTCACCTTATCTGCCCCTGCTTTTTTAattataccccccccccccccccccccccaaaccgcCTGTCTTTGGTGAATTACAGCGGATCATTGATCCTGAACATACTTCTCGGTCACACCGACccttgcatgtcctccctcagCGCATCTCTCCTCTGAACATACTCGAATCGTCGCTCAAACCCGGATTATTTGACAGAATAGGcataaattccaacagacacactctGAAATGTTGTGGGAAGCCTTCCCAAGAGTAAAGGGGAAGGGTGccaccatattaatgcccatgcttttggaatggagtatccaacaagctcagtgTAAGCTGTCCGGATACTTCTGTGACCAGAATCATCGATCTTAATCATGACTGAGGAATGAAGAGGCCGTGGCACAAAGGAAATGATCCTACACAGCTTTTACACACCCGAATTAATCATCAAAGCTGCTGtccgtatatttttgacccGGAGATT includes:
- the stk25b gene encoding serine/threonine-protein kinase 25, with translation MAHLRAIHNQNARLDPEEYFTKQERIGKGSFGEVYKGINNRTKEVVAIKIIDLEEAEDEIEDIQQEITVLSQCDSPFVTKYYGSYLKGTKLWIIMEYLGGGSALDLLRPGPLEETYIATILREILKGLEYLHSERKIHRDIKAANVLLSEQGDVKLADFGVAGQLTDTQIKRNTFVGTPFWMAPEVIKQSAYDFKADIWSLGITAIELAKGEPPNSDLHPMRVLFLIPKNPPPTLEGSYSKPFKEFVEACLNKDPRFRPTAKELLKHKFITRYTKKTSYLTELIDRYRRWKSDGHGEESSSDDSDMDGEGDERDSCPMWTFPTVRPSSMNKLQKGYPTSDSEAAETVKRQPRSQCLSALVSPTFRELKEKRRASGGGIGAIEELENAFNLAEESCPGISDLLVTHVMERVCRFALNGNGNTTPSSR